One window of bacterium genomic DNA carries:
- a CDS encoding aminoacyl-histidine dipeptidase encodes MSFVAELEPRTLWKHFDEILRIPRGSGNEKAMREYVISVAQKNGLSFQQDAAGNVVVKKPASPGREQAPITVLQSHLDMVNDKNSDVKHDFSKDPIKPRRDGDYLCATGTTLGSDNGIGVASVLALMDAKDLPHGPLELLFTVDEETGLTGANNLAEDLLSGRQLINLDTEEEGALYVGCAGGAGTDLLLPLKEDRVEKGMEVLRLKLAGLRGGHSGVDIHLQRGNATKLLARALYSLLNVAKLRFRLAGIAGGNKHNAIPREAFATVLVPGKKQNEFLTALQAQIDALRLEYAAVDPNLNLTIEKGRAKTCWTGKTTRRVLGLLNALPHGVHMMSNDIPGLVETSTNLAVVETRKKGLHIHCSTRSSVNTALQALRDQIRAIGEAFGAGVEEAAGYPGWKPNLNSHVLKVAKEVHKDLFGVEPGVKAIHAGLECGIIGMKYPGMDMVSLGPQIEFPHSPDERVKVPSVANYYRLLLGTLKKLSE; translated from the coding sequence ATGTCATTTGTCGCAGAGCTGGAGCCCCGCACCCTGTGGAAGCATTTCGATGAGATTCTGAGGATCCCGCGCGGCTCGGGCAATGAAAAGGCGATGCGCGAATACGTTATCAGTGTCGCCCAGAAGAACGGCCTCAGCTTTCAGCAGGATGCGGCCGGCAACGTCGTGGTGAAGAAACCCGCCTCTCCCGGCCGCGAACAGGCGCCGATCACCGTGCTGCAAAGCCATCTCGACATGGTGAACGACAAGAATTCCGACGTCAAACACGACTTCTCCAAAGATCCGATCAAACCGCGCCGCGACGGCGACTATCTCTGTGCCACCGGCACCACGCTGGGTTCGGACAATGGCATCGGCGTGGCCTCGGTGCTGGCGCTGATGGACGCCAAAGACCTCCCGCACGGCCCGCTCGAGTTGCTGTTTACCGTCGATGAGGAAACCGGCCTGACCGGCGCCAACAACCTCGCCGAAGATCTGCTCAGCGGCCGGCAATTGATCAACCTCGACACGGAAGAAGAAGGCGCGCTGTACGTCGGTTGCGCTGGCGGCGCGGGCACCGATCTGCTCCTGCCGCTCAAGGAAGACCGCGTGGAAAAAGGCATGGAAGTGCTGCGTTTGAAACTCGCGGGGCTGCGCGGCGGGCATTCCGGTGTTGATATTCACCTGCAGCGCGGCAACGCCACCAAGCTGTTGGCGCGCGCGCTCTACAGCCTGCTCAACGTCGCGAAGCTGCGTTTTCGGCTGGCGGGGATTGCCGGCGGCAACAAGCACAATGCCATCCCGCGCGAAGCCTTCGCCACCGTGCTGGTGCCGGGCAAGAAGCAGAATGAATTTCTCACGGCCTTGCAGGCACAGATCGACGCCCTCCGCCTCGAATACGCCGCGGTTGATCCCAACCTCAACTTGACCATTGAAAAGGGCCGCGCCAAAACCTGCTGGACCGGCAAGACCACGCGCCGCGTGCTCGGCCTGCTCAATGCGCTGCCGCACGGCGTCCACATGATGAGCAACGATATTCCCGGCCTGGTGGAAACCAGCACCAACCTGGCGGTGGTGGAGACCCGCAAGAAGGGCTTGCACATTCACTGCAGCACGCGCAGCTCGGTGAACACCGCGTTGCAGGCGCTGCGCGACCAAATCCGCGCGATCGGCGAAGCCTTCGGCGCCGGCGTCGAAGAGGCCGCGGGCTATCCCGGCTGGAAGCCCAATCTCAACTCGCACGTGCTCAAAGTCGCCAAAGAAGTGCACAAGGATTTGTTCGGCGTCGAGCCGGGCGTGAAAGCAATTCATGCCGGCCTGGAATGCGGCATTATCGGCATGAAATATCCCGGCATGGACATGGTCTCACTCGGGCCCCAGATTGAATTTCCCCACTCGCCCGATGAACGCGTGAAGGTTCCGTCCGTGGCAAACTACTACCGCCTGCTGCTGGGCACACTGAAGAAACTCTCGGAGTAG
- a CDS encoding DUF1905 domain-containing protein produces MTANFTSVLRKDGLLPIAQTVQKKLGLNPGDQVRVSIKVLKPPAGQNDKARYAELLHEKDERVLTPVEQAELIALAHAEFDAAMAYARKLAQRQYPGLFDKRGKLLQRKAVTSLNTSRRQKSSAVKTTRRKK; encoded by the coding sequence ATGACAGCCAACTTCACTTCTGTTCTCCGCAAAGACGGCCTGCTGCCGATTGCACAAACCGTACAAAAAAAACTTGGCCTCAACCCTGGCGACCAGGTTCGCGTCAGCATCAAAGTGCTCAAACCGCCCGCTGGGCAAAATGACAAAGCGCGCTACGCTGAGCTGCTGCACGAAAAAGATGAACGCGTTCTGACGCCTGTGGAACAAGCGGAGTTGATTGCGCTGGCGCATGCCGAATTTGACGCGGCGATGGCATACGCCAGAAAACTCGCGCAACGGCAATATCCCGGGCTTTTTGACAAGCGCGGGAAACTGCTGCAGCGCAAAGCCGTGACTTCCTTGAACACCTCCCGTCGCCAGAAATCCTCGGCGGTGAAAACCACCCGCCGAAAAAAATAG
- a CDS encoding FdhF/YdeP family oxidoreductase: MKLFSPETWVSFIPNGLGQVKPNHYWEMAKAAWQNRDQLPFAWRILKEGVCDGCALGTTGMRDFTLPGVHLCMVRLHLMRLNTAPALDIRALADVTAAWQGNRPLQEMNATELRQLGRLPYPMIRRAGEKGFQRLTWEEAYGVIAAKIRTTDPNRLGFYLTSRGLTNEVYYVAQKVARFLGTNNLDNSARICHAPSTVALKQMLGVPAATCSYRDWLGTDLLVFIGSDTPNNQPVTTKYMYYAKKQGTKIAVINPYREPGLERYWVPSVFESALFGTKLADAFFHVHIGGDIAFLNGAIKHMLAAGWVDRDFIQQHTAGFDELQAALALQSWEQLEQAAGASATEMRAFAKMVATAQTAVLVWSMGITQHRHGVENVKAIINLALTKGLVGREKCGLVPIRGHSGVQAGAEVGAVPNLLPGGVPVNEENARQLAALWGFAVPAQKGLSAVEMIEAAQAGGLEVLYSAGGNFLETLPEPAFVRAALAALPLRVHQDIVLSPQMFVEPKEAVLLLPARTRFEQTGGGTETSTERRIYFSPEIPGRRVGESKSEWEIFMELAEHVYPERRAQIHFDNAQQIREEIACTVPFYDGIQHLRKKGDALQWGGPRLCEGWHFPTASGRAQFAVLAPPPRPAEASTFTVTTRRGKQFNSMVHAGRDPLTGAHREDILMNAEDARRLGLQEGDGAVLKNHLGEFRGRIKLAPIRAGNLEVHWPEGNVIIRRGVIDPASGIPDYNATVEVLPAG; this comes from the coding sequence ATGAAACTCTTTTCTCCGGAAACCTGGGTTTCCTTCATTCCCAACGGGCTGGGCCAGGTCAAGCCCAATCACTATTGGGAAATGGCCAAAGCGGCGTGGCAAAATCGCGATCAATTGCCGTTTGCCTGGCGCATTCTCAAAGAGGGCGTGTGTGACGGTTGCGCGCTCGGCACCACCGGCATGCGCGATTTCACGCTGCCGGGCGTGCATCTCTGCATGGTGCGCCTCCATCTCATGCGCTTGAACACGGCGCCGGCGCTGGATATTCGCGCCCTCGCGGACGTGACCGCAGCCTGGCAGGGCAACCGCCCGCTGCAGGAGATGAACGCCACCGAGCTGCGCCAGCTCGGCCGCCTGCCCTACCCCATGATCCGGCGCGCCGGCGAGAAGGGTTTCCAGCGGCTGACCTGGGAGGAAGCGTATGGCGTCATTGCCGCGAAAATCCGCACCACGGATCCGAACCGCCTCGGCTTCTACCTGACCTCGCGCGGCCTGACCAACGAGGTTTACTATGTCGCGCAAAAGGTGGCGCGTTTTCTCGGCACCAACAACCTCGACAACTCCGCGCGCATTTGCCATGCGCCCAGCACCGTCGCGCTCAAACAGATGCTCGGCGTTCCCGCTGCGACCTGCTCCTACCGCGATTGGCTGGGCACGGACTTGCTGGTTTTCATCGGCAGCGACACGCCCAACAACCAGCCGGTGACGACGAAATACATGTACTACGCCAAAAAGCAGGGCACCAAGATCGCCGTCATCAATCCCTATCGCGAGCCCGGCCTGGAGCGCTACTGGGTGCCGTCGGTGTTCGAAAGCGCCTTGTTCGGCACCAAGCTCGCCGACGCCTTCTTTCACGTGCACATCGGCGGTGACATTGCCTTTCTCAACGGCGCGATCAAACACATGCTCGCCGCCGGCTGGGTCGATCGCGATTTCATTCAACAGCACACCGCAGGATTCGACGAGCTGCAGGCGGCGCTGGCGCTGCAAAGCTGGGAGCAACTGGAACAGGCCGCGGGCGCCAGCGCGACGGAAATGCGCGCATTTGCCAAGATGGTGGCGACCGCGCAGACGGCGGTGTTGGTGTGGAGCATGGGCATCACCCAGCACCGGCACGGCGTGGAAAACGTGAAAGCGATCATCAATCTCGCGCTCACCAAAGGCCTGGTTGGCCGGGAGAAATGCGGGCTGGTGCCGATTCGCGGGCACAGCGGTGTGCAGGCGGGCGCGGAAGTGGGCGCGGTGCCCAATCTGCTGCCCGGCGGCGTGCCGGTGAATGAGGAGAACGCGCGACAGCTCGCAGCGCTGTGGGGCTTTGCGGTGCCTGCGCAAAAGGGGCTTTCCGCGGTGGAAATGATCGAGGCGGCGCAGGCCGGCGGCCTGGAGGTGCTGTACTCCGCCGGCGGCAATTTTCTCGAAACCCTGCCGGAGCCGGCGTTCGTGCGCGCGGCGCTCGCCGCCTTGCCGCTGCGGGTGCATCAAGACATTGTGCTCTCCCCGCAGATGTTCGTGGAACCCAAAGAGGCGGTGCTGCTGCTGCCGGCGCGCACCCGCTTCGAGCAAACCGGCGGCGGCACCGAGACTTCCACCGAGCGCCGCATTTACTTTTCCCCCGAAATACCCGGCCGCCGCGTCGGCGAATCCAAAAGCGAATGGGAAATCTTCATGGAACTGGCCGAGCATGTCTATCCCGAACGCCGCGCGCAAATTCATTTCGACAACGCCCAGCAGATTCGCGAGGAGATTGCCTGCACCGTGCCGTTCTATGACGGCATTCAACATTTGCGCAAAAAAGGCGACGCGCTGCAGTGGGGCGGGCCGCGCCTGTGTGAAGGCTGGCACTTCCCCACTGCCAGCGGCCGGGCGCAGTTTGCCGTGCTCGCGCCGCCCCCGCGGCCGGCCGAGGCCAGCACTTTCACGGTGACCACCCGCCGCGGCAAGCAATTCAACAGCATGGTGCATGCCGGCCGCGATCCGCTCACCGGCGCGCACCGCGAAGACATTCTGATGAATGCCGAAGATGCCCGGCGCCTGGGCTTGCAAGAGGGCGATGGGGCCGTGCTCAAGAATCATCTCGGTGAATTTCGCGGCCGCATCAAGCTCGCGCCGATCAGAGCCGGCAACCTGGAAGTGCACTGGCCGGAGGGCAACGTGATCATCCGGCGCGGGGTGATCGATCCGGCGAGCGGCATTCCGGATTACAACGCCACCGTCGAGGTGCTGCCTGCCGGCTGA
- the amrS gene encoding AmmeMemoRadiSam system radical SAM enzyme, giving the protein MVEAQFYRKLDNGKTLCYLCPRYCEIGEGQTGFCFVRKNEGGVLYSLAYASPYAVHLDPIEKKPLSHFLPGTEILSLGTAGCNLGCKFCQNWDISKARYDHARASAFTPEKVVATALQHGCPSIAFTYNDPVIWAEYAIDIARAAHAAGLQTVMVTAGYVTPEALPAIFDHMDAANVDLKGFTDHFYRKTCLARLQPVLETLEALKRRGTTWLEITTLLIPTLNDTRAELQEMCAWILDHLGPEVPLHFTGFHPDFKLMHLPPTPPQTLESARQLALEMGIHYVYIGNVTTPEGNNTYCPACGALLIRRSWHTVQQINLKQGGCPACGHRVPLITGAPSPRRSPAAPRYQVLA; this is encoded by the coding sequence ATGGTCGAGGCGCAGTTTTACAGAAAACTGGATAACGGCAAGACGCTTTGTTATCTCTGCCCGCGCTATTGTGAAATTGGCGAGGGGCAGACCGGCTTCTGCTTCGTTCGCAAAAACGAAGGGGGGGTGTTGTATTCGCTGGCCTACGCCAGCCCCTACGCCGTCCACCTCGATCCCATCGAGAAAAAACCGCTTTCGCATTTTCTTCCCGGCACAGAGATTCTTTCGCTCGGCACCGCCGGCTGCAATCTCGGCTGCAAATTTTGCCAGAATTGGGACATTTCGAAGGCGCGCTATGATCACGCGCGCGCATCGGCATTCACGCCCGAAAAGGTGGTCGCGACTGCGCTGCAGCACGGCTGCCCCAGCATCGCCTTCACCTACAACGATCCGGTGATTTGGGCGGAATATGCCATTGACATTGCCCGGGCCGCGCACGCCGCCGGCCTGCAGACCGTGATGGTCACGGCCGGCTACGTGACGCCGGAGGCCCTGCCGGCCATCTTCGATCACATGGATGCCGCCAACGTCGATCTCAAGGGCTTCACCGATCATTTCTACCGCAAGACCTGTCTGGCCCGGCTGCAGCCGGTGCTGGAAACACTCGAGGCGCTCAAGCGCCGCGGCACAACCTGGCTTGAAATCACCACTCTCCTCATTCCCACGCTGAACGATACGCGCGCGGAGCTGCAGGAGATGTGCGCGTGGATTCTCGACCATCTCGGGCCGGAGGTGCCGCTGCATTTCACCGGTTTTCATCCCGACTTCAAACTCATGCATCTGCCGCCCACGCCACCGCAAACTTTGGAATCCGCGCGGCAGCTCGCTCTGGAGATGGGAATTCACTATGTCTATATCGGCAACGTCACCACTCCGGAGGGCAACAACACCTATTGCCCGGCGTGCGGCGCTCTGCTGATTCGCCGCTCCTGGCATACCGTGCAGCAAATCAATTTGAAGCAGGGCGGCTGCCCGGCCTGCGGCCACCGCGTGCCGCTGATCACCGGTGCGCCATCACCGCGCCGTTCGCCGGCGGCGCCGCGGTACCAGGTGCTGGCCTGA
- a CDS encoding tetratricopeptide repeat protein, whose protein sequence is MGGVGKTTLAGHFSLRLRRENPGLQIFAFAPPFDLAAIEEQLRLPFLQTANKNQIENWKTLNQPLDRLEVMLDALAASPTLFIFDNLETCLGLATRRFLPEHAPTEALIAGAQRLSGPVWTLLTCRYALESDKLKNTAPAELPEASLGDILRFMRQWSWPETVAAADKKEMYQTLGGNFRSIEWLSGLLTAREQTWARLQQKFVGLQPPGDTPRAALQTVVEAMRRDPVFDELIAPLTPAEKLLLQRLTLEPRPLIIDGLYALWDENDHLETAITHFNNYALLETAHAFGTDLPTYRVPPLVAELLNREPLRKEVQRDTHARLGRYWRFAGKKFTCLISDDLAAFEHFTAANLQEEADEMLESLSSNFHRWQQFDRVVSLLLPFIQRRGETTPWWALNRLGLSLHHLGQIGSALQFYSLAEALVKSAKSKEEKQQLGTTLNNISQGFKARGEYSKALEYLEKSLAIQREIDDRPGEGATLNNLGQIYCAHGDYWHALGYLEKSLALRREIWDRPGEGMTLNNIGQIYYARGDYGKALEYLEKSLAIQREIGDRAGEGTTRNNISQVFRARGDYATALKYAQQSLLIQREIGDRAGEGTTLNNLSQVFKARGDYATALECAQQSLAIQREIGDHVSERTTLSNISEIFKACGDYAKALNYLQQSLEIYIEIGDLGFGGDGGRPNNFSPVL, encoded by the coding sequence ATGGGCGGGGTCGGCAAAACCACGCTCGCCGGCCATTTTAGCCTGCGCCTGCGCCGCGAAAACCCCGGTCTACAAATTTTTGCCTTTGCCCCGCCGTTCGATTTGGCTGCCATCGAAGAGCAATTGCGCCTACCTTTTCTGCAAACCGCCAACAAAAATCAAATCGAGAATTGGAAAACTCTGAATCAGCCGCTCGACCGGTTGGAAGTGATGCTCGACGCCCTGGCCGCCTCGCCCACCCTGTTCATCTTTGACAACCTCGAAACCTGTCTGGGCTTGGCCACCCGGCGTTTTTTGCCGGAGCATGCGCCCACCGAGGCCCTAATCGCCGGAGCGCAGCGCCTCTCCGGGCCGGTGTGGACGCTCTTGACCTGCCGCTATGCCCTGGAGAGCGACAAGCTCAAAAATACCGCGCCCGCTGAATTGCCCGAGGCCAGCCTGGGCGATATTTTGCGCTTCATGCGCCAGTGGTCCTGGCCGGAAACCGTGGCCGCTGCAGACAAAAAGGAGATGTACCAAACTCTGGGCGGCAACTTTCGCAGCATCGAATGGCTCTCCGGCTTGCTCACCGCGCGCGAGCAAACCTGGGCACGGTTGCAGCAAAAATTTGTTGGTTTGCAGCCGCCGGGAGACACCCCGCGGGCCGCACTGCAAACCGTGGTCGAAGCCATGCGCCGTGATCCGGTGTTCGACGAGCTGATCGCCCCGCTCACCCCGGCGGAAAAATTGCTTTTGCAGCGCCTCACCTTGGAGCCGCGACCACTGATCATCGACGGCTTGTACGCCCTGTGGGATGAGAACGATCACCTCGAAACTGCGATTACGCATTTCAACAATTACGCTTTGCTGGAAACGGCCCACGCGTTCGGGACAGACCTGCCCACCTACCGGGTGCCGCCGTTGGTGGCAGAACTGCTTAACCGCGAGCCTTTACGCAAGGAGGTGCAACGCGACACCCATGCCCGGTTGGGCCGCTACTGGCGTTTTGCCGGTAAGAAATTCACCTGCTTGATCAGCGACGATTTGGCGGCGTTCGAGCATTTTACTGCGGCGAACTTGCAAGAGGAGGCCGATGAGATGCTGGAGAGTTTGAGCAGCAACTTTCATCGCTGGCAGCAATTTGACCGCGTTGTCAGCCTGTTGTTGCCGTTTATACAGCGCCGCGGCGAAACCACACCTTGGTGGGCACTTAATCGACTAGGTTTGTCTTTACATCATCTTGGTCAAATCGGATCTGCTTTGCAGTTTTATTCGCTGGCGGAAGCACTGGTTAAGTCAGCCAAGTCCAAAGAGGAAAAACAACAATTGGGCACGACGCTGAACAACATCAGTCAAGGGTTTAAAGCGCGTGGGGAATATAGTAAAGCGCTGGAGTATTTGGAAAAAAGTTTGGCAATTCAAAGAGAAATCGATGATCGTCCGGGCGAGGGCGCAACGCTTAACAACCTTGGGCAGATCTATTGTGCGCATGGGGACTACTGGCATGCCCTAGGGTATTTGGAAAAGAGTTTGGCGCTGAGAAGAGAAATCTGGGATCGCCCAGGCGAGGGCATGACGCTGAACAACATCGGTCAAATCTATTATGCGCGTGGGGATTATGGGAAGGCGCTGGAGTATTTGGAAAAGAGTTTGGCGATTCAAAGAGAAATCGGTGATCGCGCAGGTGAGGGCACGACACGGAACAACATCAGCCAAGTGTTTAGAGCTCGAGGGGATTACGCCACGGCGTTGAAATATGCGCAACAAAGTTTGTTGATTCAAAGAGAAATCGGCGATCGCGCGGGCGAGGGCACGACGCTGAACAACCTTAGCCAAGTGTTTAAAGCGCGGGGGGATTACGCCACGGCGTTGGAATGTGCGCAACAAAGTTTGGCGATTCAAAGAGAAATCGGTGATCATGTGAGTGAGAGAACAACACTAAGCAACATAAGCGAGATTTTTAAAGCGTGCGGGGATTACGCCAAAGCGCTGAATTATTTGCAGCAAAGTTTAGAGATTTATATCGAAATCGGCGATCTTGGATTTGGAGGTGATGGCGGACGCCCAAACAACTTTAGCCCGGTATTATGA
- a CDS encoding DUF4349 domain-containing protein, which produces MKFRLASALLLLCLILLGCEARQAERPVYSEMQFSRLPPGATSAEGTGAEALLAGRAADENQPVAAPVPTARMIIKTAELFCEVENFEAAAGRMRALAEESGGYLVSAQTSVRDDNRKSGMLTLRVPADKFETTLAALKKLVKKVETENLSGNDVTEEFYDLTARLENKRRAEQRFLEILKTANKTSEILEVEQALVNVREEIERLEGRKRYLSDQVALSTITVRLFEPRPLITTGRDSFWGKLKRGFENGLAGFGDVLSGTITFVIAVLPLVPLFWLAGWGIRKWYRSFRARQGVTAGNVKI; this is translated from the coding sequence ATGAAATTCCGATTGGCGTCTGCTCTGCTCCTGCTTTGCTTGATTCTCCTCGGCTGTGAAGCCCGCCAAGCCGAGCGACCGGTCTATTCTGAAATGCAATTCTCCAGGTTGCCCCCGGGTGCCACGAGCGCGGAAGGTACAGGCGCCGAAGCGCTGCTCGCCGGCCGGGCCGCCGACGAGAACCAGCCGGTCGCCGCGCCGGTCCCAACGGCACGCATGATCATCAAAACCGCGGAACTTTTCTGCGAGGTCGAGAATTTTGAAGCAGCCGCCGGCCGCATGCGCGCCCTGGCAGAAGAAAGCGGCGGCTATCTCGTGTCTGCGCAAACCAGCGTGCGGGATGACAATCGCAAATCCGGCATGCTCACGCTGCGCGTACCCGCGGACAAATTCGAGACCACGCTGGCCGCGCTGAAGAAGCTGGTCAAGAAAGTGGAAACCGAAAACCTCAGCGGCAACGACGTGACCGAGGAGTTTTATGATCTCACTGCCCGGCTGGAGAACAAGCGCCGGGCGGAGCAGCGCTTTCTGGAAATTCTCAAGACCGCCAACAAGACGAGTGAGATTTTGGAAGTCGAGCAGGCGCTCGTCAATGTGCGCGAAGAGATCGAACGGCTGGAGGGCCGCAAGCGCTATCTCTCCGATCAAGTGGCGCTCTCCACCATCACCGTGCGGCTGTTTGAGCCGCGGCCACTGATCACCACCGGCCGCGACAGCTTTTGGGGCAAACTCAAACGCGGCTTTGAAAACGGGCTCGCGGGCTTTGGCGACGTGTTGAGCGGCACCATCACGTTTGTGATTGCCGTATTGCCGCTGGTGCCGCTGTTCTGGCTCGCGGGCTGGGGAATCCGCAAATGGTACCGCAGCTTCAGAGCGCGCCAGGGAGTGACAGCCGGCAACGTAAAGATTTAG
- a CDS encoding LytR C-terminal domain-containing protein, which produces MPKQRMATPSRSKNTSASAGSPRAMAKRTSTKGSFNLKNGFLSIALWGLGIINVLLIVSFVSKHFLSGTERPMSAETRTEAPTAENAKIEVLNGCGVSGLARKYADLLKAQGFDPVNVTNYEGGASVPRTYIYDRRSKEMENGLKIAKILGLPDEYVVYQASPERLVAATLIIGEDYKQIPVKPK; this is translated from the coding sequence GTGCCGAAGCAACGTATGGCAACACCGAGCCGGTCGAAAAACACCTCTGCCTCTGCGGGCAGCCCGCGGGCGATGGCCAAGCGCACGAGCACGAAAGGAAGCTTCAATCTGAAGAACGGATTCCTCTCGATCGCCCTGTGGGGCTTGGGCATCATCAACGTTCTGTTGATTGTTTCGTTCGTCAGCAAGCATTTTCTCTCCGGCACCGAGCGCCCGATGAGCGCGGAGACGCGCACGGAAGCGCCGACCGCCGAAAACGCCAAAATCGAAGTGCTCAACGGCTGCGGCGTCAGCGGCCTGGCGCGCAAGTACGCCGACTTGCTCAAGGCGCAGGGCTTTGATCCGGTGAACGTCACCAACTACGAAGGCGGCGCCAGCGTGCCGCGCACCTACATCTACGATCGGCGCTCGAAAGAGATGGAAAACGGCCTGAAGATCGCCAAGATCCTCGGCCTGCCGGATGAGTATGTGGTGTATCAGGCCAGCCCGGAACGCCTGGTGGCCGCGACCCTGATCATCGGCGAAGATTACAAGCAGATTCCCGTCAAGCCCAAGTAA
- a CDS encoding ATP-binding protein, with amino-acid sequence MLILRRKDHDSPAPISERGKDAGLKVETPRPAVDTYVPRLLLVDGQAKRNDELTQALRENGMEVHLTHSAQHALSLLQQKFCDALLLEIPAVDMPASQMVAVTRNRFPFLPIIVLADKSRMNDAIGALNAGALHLIPMPCQPRQAISALRKILVFTHDTIKPGRLLPGLRQTVRFELPSSLDYVTGAANQLTEMFVRLGIISLEEINIKIAIVEALTNAMEHGHHFDAGLRVKVEAKIDERLGEIKITDNGKGFNHRQLPDPTAPENLYKPRGRGIYMMYRLMDEVHFNRKGNSVRLIKYRRPFEPSVS; translated from the coding sequence ATGCTGATTTTAAGACGCAAAGATCATGATTCCCCCGCGCCCATCTCCGAACGCGGAAAGGATGCCGGTCTGAAAGTGGAGACGCCCCGCCCCGCAGTGGACACCTATGTGCCGCGCTTGTTGCTGGTCGACGGCCAGGCCAAACGCAATGACGAGCTGACGCAGGCGTTACGCGAAAACGGCATGGAAGTACACCTCACCCACTCGGCGCAGCATGCGCTCAGCCTGCTGCAGCAGAAGTTCTGCGATGCCCTGCTGCTCGAGATTCCGGCGGTGGACATGCCGGCTTCGCAGATGGTGGCGGTGACGCGCAACCGCTTCCCCTTCCTGCCGATCATCGTGCTGGCTGACAAGAGCCGCATGAACGACGCCATTGGCGCGCTCAATGCCGGCGCGCTGCACCTGATTCCCATGCCCTGCCAACCGCGCCAGGCGATCAGCGCGTTGCGCAAAATCCTGGTTTTCACCCATGACACCATCAAGCCCGGCCGCCTGCTCCCCGGCCTGCGCCAAACCGTGCGCTTCGAACTGCCCAGCAGCCTCGATTACGTGACCGGCGCCGCCAACCAACTCACCGAAATGTTCGTGCGCCTCGGCATCATCAGTTTGGAAGAAATCAACATCAAAATTGCGATCGTCGAAGCGCTGACCAACGCCATGGAACATGGCCACCACTTCGATGCCGGGCTGCGCGTCAAAGTCGAAGCCAAAATCGACGAACGTTTGGGTGAAATCAAGATTACCGACAACGGCAAGGGCTTCAACCATCGCCAGTTGCCCGACCCAACCGCGCCGGAGAATCTCTACAAGCCGCGCGGCCGCGGCATCTACATGATGTATCGCCTCATGGATGAAGTGCATTTCAATCGCAAGGGAAACAGTGTGCGCTTGATCAAATACCGCCGGCCCTTCGAACCCAGCGTCAGTTGA
- a CDS encoding tetratricopeptide repeat protein has translation MADAQTTLARYYDKRGDYGKALAYLEKSLAIRREIGDRAGEGTTLNNLATTAYAGGDYGKALAYLEKSLAIQREIGDRAGEGTTLNNLATTAYAGGDYGKALEYLEKSLAIQREIGDRAGMIPTLHNMAHIYLQNQQLQASLQAFGEALQLCHETNNAEGFFNVSLNLGNLLCQLDQKEQGLPLLEQALAVGQQLGHPQTSQVEALLRQFQ, from the coding sequence ATGGCGGACGCCCAAACAACTTTAGCCCGGTATTATGATAAACGTGGGGATTACGGCAAGGCGCTGGCGTATTTGGAAAAGAGTTTGGCGATAAGAAGAGAAATCGGCGATCGCGCGGGCGAGGGCACGACGCTGAACAATCTCGCGACCACAGCTTATGCCGGCGGGGATTACGGCAAGGCGCTGGCGTATTTGGAAAAGAGTTTGGCGATTCAAAGAGAAATCGGCGATCGCGCGGGCGAGGGCACGACGCTGAACAATCTTGCAACCACGGCTTATGCCGGCGGGGATTACGGCAAGGCGCTGGAGTATTTGGAAAAGAGTTTGGCGATTCAAAGAGAAATCGGCGATCGCGCGGGCATGATCCCCACTTTGCACAACATGGCCCACATTTATCTGCAAAATCAACAGCTTCAAGCATCACTTCAAGCCTTCGGCGAAGCGCTGCAACTTTGCCATGAAACCAACAATGCTGAGGGCTTTTTCAATGTTTCACTCAATCTCGGCAATCTGCTCTGCCAACTCGACCAAAAAGAACAGGGTCTGCCCCTGCTCGAACAGGCGCTAGCCGTGGGCCAACAACTGGGCCACCCGCAAACCAGCCAAGTCGAAGCGCTGCTGCGGCAATTCCAATAA